Proteins encoded in a region of the Streptomyces akebiae genome:
- the ilvN gene encoding acetolactate synthase small subunit, protein MSKHTLSVLVENTPGILARIAALFSRRGFNIDSLAVGVTEHPEISRITIVVTVVEALPLEQVTKQLNKLVNVLKIVELEPSSAVQRELVLVKVRADNETRSQIVEIVQLFRAKTVDVSPEAVTIEATGSSDKLSAMLKMLEPFGIKELVQSGTIAIGRGARSITDRSLRALDRSA, encoded by the coding sequence ATGTCCAAGCACACGCTCTCCGTCCTGGTGGAGAACACCCCCGGCATCCTGGCCCGGATCGCCGCCCTGTTCTCCCGCCGCGGCTTCAACATCGACTCGCTCGCGGTCGGCGTCACCGAGCACCCCGAGATCTCCCGCATCACCATCGTGGTGACGGTGGTCGAGGCACTGCCCCTGGAGCAGGTGACGAAGCAGCTCAACAAGCTCGTCAACGTCCTGAAGATCGTCGAACTGGAGCCGAGCTCCGCCGTTCAGCGGGAACTCGTTCTGGTGAAGGTGCGCGCCGACAACGAGACGCGCTCCCAGATCGTCGAGATCGTCCAGCTCTTCCGCGCCAAGACCGTCGACGTCTCCCCGGAGGCCGTCACCATCGAGGCCACCGGGTCCAGCGACAAGCTGTCCGCCATGCTCAAGATGCTGGAGCCGTTCGGCATCAAGGAGCTGGTCCAGTCCGGCACGATCGCGATCGGCCGTGGTGCCCGTTCGATCACGGATCGCTCGCTGCGCGCCCTGGACCGATCGGCCTGA
- the serA gene encoding phosphoglycerate dehydrogenase has translation MSSKPVVLIAEELSPATVDALGPDFEIRNVNGADRAELLPAIADVDAILIRSATKVDAEAIAAAKKLKVVARAGVGLDNVDVSAATKAGVMVVNAPTSNIVTAAELACGLLLATARHIPQANTALKNGEWKRSKYTGVELAEKTLGVVGLGRIGALVAQRMSAFGMKVVAYDPYVQPARAAQMGVKVLSLDELLEVSDFITVHLPKTPETVGLIGAEALQKVKPSVRIVNAARGGIVDEAALYSALKEGRVAGAGLDVYAKEPCTDSPLFELDEVVCTPHLGASTDEAQEKAGIAVARSVRLALAGELVPDAVNVQGGVIAEDVKPGLPLAERLGRIFTALAGEVAVRLDVEVYGEITQHDVKVLELSALKGVFEDVVDETVSYVNAPLFAQERGVEVRLTTSSESPDHRNVVTVRGTLGSGEEVSVSGTLAGPKHHQKIVAVGEYDVDLALADHMVVLSYVDRPGVVGTVGRIFGEAGINIAGMQVARSTAGGEALAVLTVDDTVPQTVLAEVAEEIGATSARSVNLV, from the coding sequence GTGAGCTCGAAACCAGTCGTACTGATCGCTGAAGAGCTGTCGCCCGCCACCGTCGACGCGTTGGGCCCGGACTTCGAGATCCGGAACGTCAACGGAGCGGACCGAGCCGAACTGCTCCCGGCCATCGCCGACGTCGACGCCATCCTGATCCGCTCGGCCACCAAGGTCGACGCCGAGGCGATCGCCGCCGCGAAGAAGCTGAAGGTCGTCGCGCGCGCCGGTGTCGGCCTGGACAACGTGGACGTCTCCGCCGCCACCAAGGCCGGCGTGATGGTCGTCAACGCCCCCACCTCGAACATCGTGACCGCCGCCGAGCTGGCCTGCGGTCTGCTCCTCGCCACCGCCCGCCACATCCCGCAGGCGAACACGGCGCTGAAGAACGGCGAGTGGAAGCGCAGCAAGTACACGGGCGTGGAGCTGGCCGAGAAGACCCTCGGTGTCGTCGGCCTCGGCCGTATCGGTGCCCTGGTGGCCCAGCGCATGTCCGCCTTCGGCATGAAGGTGGTCGCGTACGACCCCTACGTGCAGCCCGCGCGGGCCGCGCAGATGGGCGTCAAGGTCCTGTCGCTGGACGAGCTGCTCGAGGTCTCCGACTTCATCACCGTCCACCTGCCGAAGACCCCCGAGACGGTCGGCCTGATCGGAGCCGAGGCGCTGCAGAAGGTCAAGCCCTCGGTGCGCATCGTCAACGCCGCGCGCGGCGGGATCGTCGACGAGGCCGCGCTGTACTCGGCGCTCAAGGAGGGCCGCGTCGCGGGCGCGGGCCTCGACGTGTACGCCAAGGAGCCCTGCACCGACTCGCCGCTGTTCGAGCTGGACGAGGTCGTCTGCACCCCGCACCTCGGTGCCTCCACCGACGAGGCCCAGGAGAAGGCGGGCATCGCGGTGGCGCGTTCCGTGCGGCTCGCCCTCGCCGGTGAGCTGGTCCCGGACGCGGTGAACGTCCAGGGCGGTGTCATCGCCGAGGACGTCAAGCCGGGCCTGCCGCTCGCCGAGCGGCTCGGCCGGATCTTCACCGCGCTCGCCGGTGAGGTCGCGGTCCGCCTCGACGTCGAGGTGTACGGCGAGATCACCCAGCACGATGTGAAGGTGCTGGAGCTGTCCGCGCTCAAGGGTGTCTTCGAGGACGTCGTCGACGAGACGGTGTCGTACGTCAACGCCCCGCTGTTCGCGCAGGAGCGCGGCGTCGAGGTGCGGCTGACCACCAGCTCCGAGTCGCCCGACCACCGCAATGTCGTCACCGTGCGCGGCACGCTCGGCAGTGGCGAGGAGGTGTCGGTCTCCGGCACCCTGGCCGGGCCGAAGCACCACCAGAAGATCGTCGCGGTCGGTGAGTACGACGTGGACCTCGCCCTCGCCGATCACATGGTCGTCCTCAGCTACGTCGACCGTCCCGGAGTCGTCGGCACGGTGGGCCGCATCTTCGGTGAGGCCGGTATCAACATCGCCGGAATGCAGGTCGCCCGCTCCACGGCCGGTGGCGAGGCACTGGCGGTGCTGACGGTGGACGACACCGTTCCCCAGACGGTGCTCGCCGAGGTCGCCGAGGAGATCGGCGCCACGTCGGCCCGGTCGGTCAACCTGGTCTGA
- a CDS encoding putative bifunctional diguanylate cyclase/phosphodiesterase: protein MSTRPSSASTLDPTLRAAKQPHGPQSPGGQAPGRSGASLRAQLILALLCAAYAVGAAFGWGNEQVALVMGDFGLSAAAAAAAVSCFRYARSRRSRFRPAWLLFALSSAMAALGNGVWGWYEVVLDRPVPEPSYADLFFLCFAPPAIVGLLVLAKRPVTKAGWICLALDSWLIGGSLVTLSWSLALAQNAQLEDSNTAHTALSLAYPLLDIALVSMVLALHFRRSSMHRSAVNTAIGALALTVMCDALFTSPLLHTSYQSGQLLDAGWFAGSLLLAYAPWAGRRNGQAEEGGHGRVVHEHIPGQRHDAHAGHRHEVQPGHRHDGSQGGHVHVLLQGGGHSRYPATRPIAGSLAALTPYLAAAVCTLGILYNVLNGRSVDRVVLITACTVVLALVVRQGIMLLDNITLTQELAQKENHFRSLVQGSSDVIMIAAPNGILRYVSPAAAGVYGRPAEDLVGKELASIIHPEDLGCVVHEVRRFLAASPAEEPTTRIECRFKSGDGGWLNVESTVNRHHGGLIFNSRDVTERVRLQAQLQHNAEHDPLTDLPNRALFTKRVQQALSGRRSSDRGVALRNTAVLFIDLDGFKAVNDTIGHQAGDELLVQAARRLQDAVRQGDTASRLGGDEFAALIVGDCSRDRAAREQHILELADRLRIALSQPYTIDGNDVRVAASIGVSFAEPGLGAGELLRNADLAMYRAKASGKGRVELYKPQMQQDVVRKAELATRLRAALHDGEFMLLNQPVVELETGRISSVATAARWRSSQGVLFTPAEFLRVSEDSDKTAELGRWMLEQAVEQAADRLTGGLNVPVSVRMSARRLLDRSLPPGSVETLLARHGLPSGSLVVELSDTEFKGPLDELERRLHHLRRLGVRIALDGLGSGHAPITALRRLPVDVLKLDRTLVEGIVESTRLHKITRGLLRIADDLGIQSVADGVDLPEQVVALRAMGCTHGQGAAFSGPLDEYRLRRALSLGHYPVPGGPAEPAFAGGAREPEGRVGGERAWRGAGVYTSGVPAVYGGGSARRSHNETPVPPA from the coding sequence GTGAGCACCCGCCCGTCCTCCGCCTCCACACTGGACCCCACGCTCCGTGCCGCCAAGCAGCCGCACGGGCCGCAGTCGCCCGGCGGGCAGGCGCCCGGCCGCAGTGGCGCGAGCCTACGGGCCCAGCTCATCCTCGCCCTGCTCTGCGCGGCCTACGCCGTCGGTGCCGCGTTCGGCTGGGGCAACGAGCAAGTCGCCCTCGTCATGGGCGACTTCGGGCTCAGCGCCGCCGCGGCGGCCGCGGCCGTCTCCTGCTTCCGCTACGCGCGCAGCCGCCGCAGCCGCTTTCGACCCGCCTGGCTGCTGTTCGCCCTCTCCTCCGCGATGGCGGCCCTGGGCAACGGCGTCTGGGGCTGGTACGAGGTCGTCCTGGACCGGCCCGTCCCCGAGCCGAGCTACGCGGACCTGTTCTTCCTCTGCTTCGCGCCACCCGCCATCGTCGGTCTGCTGGTGCTGGCCAAGAGGCCCGTGACCAAGGCCGGCTGGATCTGCCTGGCCCTGGACTCCTGGCTCATCGGCGGTTCCCTCGTCACCCTCTCCTGGAGCCTCGCGCTCGCCCAGAACGCCCAGCTCGAAGACTCCAACACCGCCCACACCGCACTCTCGCTGGCCTACCCGCTGCTCGACATCGCCCTGGTCAGCATGGTGCTCGCCCTGCACTTCCGTCGGTCCTCGATGCACCGCTCCGCGGTCAACACCGCGATCGGCGCCCTCGCGCTCACCGTGATGTGCGACGCCCTGTTCACCTCGCCCCTGCTGCACACCAGCTACCAGTCCGGTCAGCTCCTCGACGCCGGCTGGTTCGCGGGCTCCCTGCTCCTCGCCTACGCCCCCTGGGCCGGCCGGCGCAACGGACAGGCGGAGGAGGGCGGGCACGGGCGTGTGGTGCACGAACACATCCCCGGTCAGCGGCACGACGCGCACGCGGGCCACCGCCACGAGGTGCAGCCGGGTCATCGGCACGACGGTTCTCAGGGCGGGCACGTCCATGTGCTCCTCCAGGGAGGAGGTCACAGTCGGTATCCGGCCACCCGCCCCATCGCCGGATCCCTGGCCGCACTCACTCCGTACCTGGCCGCCGCCGTCTGCACCCTGGGCATCCTCTACAACGTCCTCAACGGCCGCAGCGTCGACCGCGTGGTGCTCATCACCGCCTGCACCGTCGTGCTCGCGCTCGTCGTCCGCCAGGGCATCATGCTCCTGGACAACATCACCCTCACCCAGGAACTGGCCCAGAAGGAGAACCACTTCCGCTCCCTGGTCCAGGGCTCCAGCGACGTCATCATGATCGCCGCACCGAACGGCATCCTCCGCTACGTCAGCCCGGCCGCCGCCGGGGTCTACGGACGCCCCGCGGAGGACCTCGTCGGCAAGGAACTGGCCTCGATCATCCACCCCGAGGACCTCGGCTGCGTCGTCCACGAGGTGCGCCGCTTCCTCGCCGCCAGCCCCGCCGAGGAGCCCACCACCCGCATCGAGTGCCGCTTCAAGTCCGGCGACGGCGGCTGGCTCAACGTGGAGTCCACGGTCAACCGCCACCACGGCGGCCTGATCTTCAACAGCCGGGACGTGACCGAAAGAGTGCGCCTGCAGGCCCAGCTGCAGCACAACGCCGAGCACGACCCGCTCACCGACCTGCCCAACCGCGCCCTGTTCACCAAGCGCGTCCAGCAGGCGCTCTCCGGCCGCCGCTCCTCCGACCGGGGCGTCGCCCTGCGCAACACGGCGGTCCTCTTCATCGACCTCGACGGCTTCAAGGCCGTCAACGACACCATCGGGCACCAGGCCGGGGACGAACTGCTCGTCCAGGCCGCGCGCAGACTCCAGGACGCCGTCCGGCAGGGGGACACCGCCTCCCGGCTCGGCGGCGACGAGTTCGCGGCCCTCATCGTCGGCGACTGCTCCCGCGACCGCGCAGCCCGGGAACAGCACATCCTGGAGCTCGCCGACCGCCTCAGGATCGCTCTCTCGCAGCCGTACACCATCGACGGCAACGACGTCCGGGTGGCCGCCTCCATCGGGGTCTCTTTCGCCGAGCCCGGCCTCGGCGCGGGCGAGCTGCTGCGCAACGCCGACCTCGCCATGTACCGCGCCAAGGCGTCCGGCAAGGGCCGCGTCGAGTTGTACAAGCCACAGATGCAGCAGGACGTCGTACGCAAGGCCGAGCTGGCCACCCGGCTGCGGGCCGCGCTGCACGACGGCGAGTTCATGCTGCTGAACCAGCCCGTGGTGGAGCTGGAGACCGGCCGGATCTCGTCGGTCGCCACGGCGGCCCGCTGGCGCTCGTCCCAAGGGGTGCTGTTCACGCCCGCCGAGTTCCTGCGCGTCTCCGAGGACAGCGACAAGACCGCCGAGCTGGGCCGCTGGATGCTGGAACAGGCCGTCGAGCAGGCCGCCGACCGTCTCACGGGCGGCCTGAACGTCCCGGTGTCCGTCCGGATGAGCGCCCGGCGCCTGCTGGACCGCTCACTGCCCCCGGGCTCGGTGGAGACGCTCCTGGCCCGCCACGGGCTGCCCTCCGGCTCCCTGGTCGTCGAACTCTCCGACACCGAGTTCAAGGGCCCGCTCGACGAGCTGGAGCGCCGCTTGCACCACCTGCGGCGCCTCGGTGTCCGGATCGCCCTGGACGGCCTCGGCAGCGGTCACGCGCCCATCACGGCGCTGCGCCGTCTCCCCGTCGACGTGCTGAAGCTGGACCGGACCCTCGTCGAGGGCATCGTGGAGTCCACCCGGCTGCACAAGATCACCCGGGGGTTGCTGCGCATCGCCGACGATCTGGGGATCCAGTCCGTCGCCGACGGCGTGGATCTGCCCGAGCAGGTGGTCGCCCTGCGCGCGATGGGCTGCACCCACGGCCAGGGCGCGGCCTTCTCCGGACCCCTGGACGAGTACCGGCTCCGCCGGGCCCTGTCCCTCGGCCACTACCCGGTGCCCGGAGGGCCCGCGGAACCCGCGTTCGCGGGTGGCGCGAGAGAGCCCGAGGGACGCGTCGGGGGTGAGCGGGCGTGGCGAGGCGCGGGGGTGTACACAAGTGGTGTACCCGCTGTCTACGGAGGCGGAAGTGCCCGTCGTTCACATAATGAGACTCCCGTCCCACCCGCTTGA
- a CDS encoding acetolactate synthase large subunit, translated as MTEQATGAHHPQPRPRSGGPTTPVEHVTGAQSLIRSLEEVGADTVFGIPGGTILPAYDPMMDSKRVRHVLVRHEQGAGHAATGYAQATGKVGVCMATSGPGATNLVTPIADAHMDSVPLVAITGQVVSEAIGTDAFQEADIVGITMPITKHSFLVTKAEDIPRAIAQAFHIASTGRPGPVLVDIPKDILQAKTTFTWPPTMDLPGYRPVTKPHAKQIREAAKLITAAKRPVLYVGGGVLKAHATAELKVLAELTGAPVTTTLMALGAFPDSHPQHLGMPGMHGSVGAVTGLQKADLIVALGARFDDRVTGKLDSFAPFAKIVHADIDPAEIGKNRAADVPIVGDAREVIADLIQAVQKEHSEGGQGDYSAWWKDLNRWRETYPLGYDQPADGSLSPQQVIERIGQLAPEGTIFTAGVGQHQMWAAHFIQYEKPATWLNSGGAGTMGYAVPAAMGAKAGAPDRTVWAIDGDGCFQMTNQELTTCALNNIPIKVAIINNGALGMVRQWQTLFYNQRYSNTVLHSGPDDVNPNARGTRVPDFVKLSEAMGCYAIRCESPDDLDKVIEEANSINDRPVVIDFVVHEDAMVWPMVAAGTSNDTIMAARDVRPDFGDNEDD; from the coding sequence ATGACCGAGCAGGCCACCGGGGCCCACCATCCGCAGCCGCGGCCCCGATCCGGAGGACCGACCACCCCCGTCGAGCACGTCACGGGTGCGCAGTCCCTCATCCGCTCTCTCGAGGAGGTCGGGGCCGACACGGTATTCGGCATTCCCGGGGGCACGATCCTGCCGGCGTACGACCCGATGATGGACTCCAAGCGGGTGCGCCACGTGCTGGTCCGCCACGAGCAGGGCGCCGGCCACGCGGCCACCGGTTACGCGCAGGCCACCGGCAAGGTCGGGGTGTGCATGGCGACGTCCGGGCCGGGCGCCACCAACCTGGTCACGCCGATCGCGGACGCGCACATGGACTCCGTGCCGCTGGTCGCGATCACCGGACAGGTCGTGTCCGAGGCGATCGGTACGGACGCCTTCCAGGAGGCGGACATCGTCGGCATCACCATGCCGATCACCAAGCACAGCTTCCTCGTCACCAAGGCGGAGGACATCCCGCGGGCGATCGCGCAGGCGTTCCACATCGCCTCCACCGGCCGTCCGGGACCGGTCCTGGTCGACATCCCCAAGGACATCCTCCAGGCGAAGACGACCTTCACCTGGCCGCCGACCATGGACCTGCCCGGCTACCGGCCCGTCACCAAGCCGCACGCCAAGCAGATCCGCGAGGCCGCCAAGCTGATCACCGCCGCCAAGCGGCCCGTGCTGTACGTCGGCGGCGGTGTCCTCAAGGCGCACGCCACGGCCGAGCTGAAGGTGCTGGCCGAGCTGACCGGCGCCCCGGTCACCACCACCCTGATGGCGCTCGGCGCGTTCCCCGACAGTCACCCGCAGCACCTGGGCATGCCGGGCATGCACGGCTCGGTGGGCGCCGTCACCGGCCTGCAGAAGGCCGACCTGATCGTCGCCCTCGGCGCCCGCTTCGACGACCGTGTCACCGGCAAGCTGGACAGCTTCGCTCCGTTCGCGAAGATCGTCCACGCGGACATCGACCCGGCGGAGATCGGCAAGAACCGCGCGGCCGACGTGCCGATCGTGGGTGACGCCCGCGAGGTCATCGCCGACCTGATCCAGGCGGTGCAGAAGGAGCACAGCGAGGGCGGACAGGGCGACTACAGCGCCTGGTGGAAGGACCTCAACCGCTGGCGCGAGACCTACCCGCTCGGCTACGACCAGCCGGCCGACGGCTCGCTCTCCCCCCAGCAGGTCATCGAGCGCATCGGACAGCTCGCCCCCGAGGGCACGATCTTCACGGCGGGAGTCGGCCAGCACCAGATGTGGGCCGCCCACTTCATCCAGTACGAGAAGCCCGCCACCTGGCTGAACTCCGGCGGCGCCGGAACGATGGGGTACGCGGTCCCGGCCGCCATGGGTGCCAAGGCCGGAGCCCCGGACCGGACCGTCTGGGCGATCGACGGCGACGGCTGCTTCCAGATGACCAACCAGGAACTGACCACCTGCGCCCTGAACAACATCCCGATCAAGGTCGCCATCATCAACAACGGCGCCCTCGGCATGGTCCGCCAGTGGCAGACGCTGTTCTACAACCAGCGCTACTCCAACACCGTGCTGCACAGCGGTCCGGACGACGTCAACCCCAACGCCCGCGGCACCCGCGTCCCCGACTTCGTCAAGCTGTCGGAGGCCATGGGCTGTTACGCCATCCGTTGCGAGTCCCCGGACGACCTCGACAAGGTCATCGAGGAGGCGAACTCGATCAACGACCGCCCGGTCGTCATCGACTTCGTCGTCCACGAGGACGCGATGGTGTGGCCGATGGTCGCCGCCGGCACCTCCAACGACACGATCATGGCCGCCCGGGACGTCCGCCCCGACTTCGGCGACAACGAAGACGACTGA
- a CDS encoding helix-turn-helix transcriptional regulator, protein MPQNIFHAPFVGRDTELARLTDVLDRARAGEPRAVLVAGDAGVGKSRTLAEAAAYAAGSGTTVFTGHCVDLGDVGLPYLPFTEVLGAVAADERFAPLLRAHPATARLLGGADGGDRLQLFEGVAALLTDLAATTPVLLVLEDLHWADQSSRDLLRFLLSRAVLQRPAPGAPAHRLAVFASYRADDLHRRHPLRPLLAELVRLPAVERLELRPMPDTEVARLVRSLRAEPLPEATVGRIVERAEGNAFYAEELLAATAEEPGAVLPSGLADVLLIRIEQLPGAAQQVLRTAAVAGRRVEHDLLRDAVQLPDDELESALREAVGRQLLLPGEGSTYEFRHALTREAVYADLLPGERVRLHGVFAKLLARRGRAGESAERAHHSRESHDLADALTASVEAADHARGIGAPAEELRQLEGALDLWSSVDAGARPRDLDTVTLTLRASAAAARAGENHRAVSLSRSALAGAGPDADSELAARVRYTLAGDLMRVDHLEAAFRYSSEALAMIPAEPPSRTWVWAAATHVMAARYVGEDEEAGRVAREALDVAERLGLADAQADLIISAVGLDPRGNRRTTKGRGRLRDARELARGAGNVPVEMRALFNLAVGCFESGDLDDCLAWLSEGLDRARRAGLLSSPYPVEMRYLHSLCLYTLGRWDECVRSAADADRLPSEAGYAVGPALYVALARGDESAVDRARALLEGPYDFMAALVAGITLTEAALLRHDPEAAVAQFRTSVATLTEQAGARPDATVRFAALTLGALADAVTERRSAGDEEAVRRWAATGEELVRVARDTAAVGEDGIEQGPEGLAWLARAEAEWTRLRTGPDVGVWRVAVDAFGFGDPYESARCRLRLAEALLAAGAREEAGAEARAVGETADRLGAVPLRSALDALVRRGRLGETPGGGGVPALTTRENDVLRLLARGRTNRQIGDELFITGKTASVHVSNILAKLGAASRTEAVAIAYREGLITSGSPT, encoded by the coding sequence GTGCCGCAGAACATATTCCACGCGCCGTTCGTCGGGCGGGACACCGAGCTGGCCCGGTTGACGGATGTGCTGGACCGGGCCCGGGCCGGCGAGCCCCGGGCCGTGCTGGTCGCCGGAGACGCGGGCGTGGGCAAGAGCCGCACGCTGGCCGAGGCCGCGGCGTACGCGGCGGGCAGCGGAACAACCGTGTTCACCGGGCACTGTGTGGACCTCGGTGACGTGGGGCTGCCGTACCTGCCGTTCACGGAGGTCCTCGGCGCCGTCGCCGCGGACGAGCGCTTCGCGCCGCTCCTCCGGGCACACCCGGCCACCGCACGCCTCCTCGGCGGAGCGGACGGCGGCGACCGGCTCCAGCTCTTCGAGGGCGTCGCGGCGTTGCTGACGGACCTCGCGGCCACGACGCCCGTCCTGCTCGTGCTGGAGGACCTGCACTGGGCCGACCAGTCCTCGCGGGACCTGCTGCGCTTCCTGCTCAGCCGGGCCGTGCTCCAGCGGCCCGCCCCCGGTGCCCCGGCCCACCGGCTCGCGGTCTTCGCCTCGTACCGCGCGGACGATCTGCACCGTCGGCACCCACTGCGCCCCCTGCTCGCCGAACTGGTGCGGCTGCCCGCCGTGGAACGGCTGGAGCTGAGGCCGATGCCGGACACGGAGGTGGCCCGGCTGGTGCGCTCGCTGCGCGCCGAGCCACTGCCCGAGGCCACGGTGGGCCGGATCGTCGAGCGGGCGGAGGGCAACGCGTTCTACGCGGAGGAGTTGCTGGCCGCGACGGCGGAGGAGCCCGGCGCGGTGCTGCCGAGCGGACTGGCCGACGTCCTGCTGATCCGGATCGAGCAACTGCCCGGCGCGGCCCAGCAGGTGCTGCGCACGGCGGCGGTCGCGGGCCGCAGGGTCGAGCACGACCTGCTGCGGGACGCCGTCCAACTCCCCGACGACGAGCTGGAGTCCGCGCTGCGCGAGGCGGTCGGCCGGCAACTGCTGCTGCCGGGCGAGGGATCGACGTACGAGTTCCGGCACGCCCTCACCCGGGAGGCCGTCTACGCGGATCTGCTGCCGGGCGAACGGGTCCGGCTGCACGGGGTGTTCGCCAAGCTGCTGGCCCGCCGCGGGCGGGCGGGGGAGAGCGCCGAGCGAGCCCACCACTCGCGCGAGAGCCACGACCTCGCCGACGCGCTGACGGCGTCCGTCGAGGCCGCCGACCACGCGCGCGGCATCGGTGCGCCCGCCGAGGAACTGCGGCAGCTGGAGGGCGCTCTCGATCTGTGGTCGTCCGTGGACGCCGGGGCCCGGCCCCGGGACCTGGACACGGTGACCCTGACCCTCCGTGCCTCGGCCGCCGCCGCGCGCGCCGGGGAGAACCACCGCGCGGTCTCGCTCTCCCGCTCGGCGCTCGCCGGAGCCGGCCCGGACGCGGACTCCGAGCTCGCTGCCCGGGTGCGCTACACGCTCGCCGGTGACCTGATGCGCGTGGACCATCTGGAGGCCGCGTTCCGGTACAGCAGCGAGGCGCTGGCGATGATCCCCGCCGAGCCGCCGTCCCGTACCTGGGTGTGGGCGGCGGCCACGCATGTGATGGCGGCGCGGTACGTGGGGGAGGACGAGGAGGCCGGGCGGGTGGCGCGAGAGGCGCTGGACGTGGCCGAGCGGCTCGGACTGGCCGACGCGCAGGCCGATCTGATCATCTCCGCGGTGGGCCTCGACCCCCGCGGCAACCGGCGCACGACGAAGGGCCGCGGGCGGCTGCGTGACGCCCGCGAGCTGGCCCGCGGCGCGGGCAACGTCCCGGTGGAGATGCGCGCCCTGTTCAACCTCGCCGTCGGTTGTTTCGAATCGGGCGACCTCGACGACTGCCTCGCCTGGCTCTCCGAGGGGCTGGACCGGGCGCGCCGCGCCGGTCTGCTCTCCTCCCCGTATCCGGTGGAGATGCGTTACCTCCACTCCCTCTGCCTCTACACGCTGGGCCGCTGGGACGAGTGCGTCCGCTCGGCCGCCGACGCCGACCGGCTGCCGTCGGAAGCCGGCTACGCGGTCGGTCCCGCCCTGTACGTCGCCCTCGCCCGGGGCGACGAGAGCGCCGTCGACCGGGCGCGGGCGCTCCTGGAGGGGCCGTACGACTTCATGGCGGCCCTCGTCGCGGGCATCACCCTCACGGAGGCGGCCCTCCTGCGGCACGATCCCGAGGCCGCGGTCGCTCAGTTCCGCACGAGTGTCGCCACCCTCACCGAGCAGGCCGGGGCCCGGCCCGACGCGACCGTCCGGTTCGCCGCGCTCACGCTGGGGGCGCTCGCTGACGCGGTGACGGAGCGGCGGTCCGCCGGGGACGAGGAGGCGGTGCGGCGCTGGGCCGCCACGGGTGAGGAGTTGGTGCGGGTCGCACGGGACACGGCCGCCGTGGGGGAGGACGGGATCGAGCAGGGGCCTGAGGGGCTGGCCTGGCTGGCGCGGGCCGAGGCGGAGTGGACGCGACTGCGCACCGGCCCCGACGTGGGGGTCTGGCGCGTGGCGGTGGACGCGTTCGGGTTCGGTGATCCGTACGAGTCGGCCCGATGCCGGCTGCGGCTGGCGGAGGCGTTGCTGGCGGCGGGGGCGCGGGAGGAGGCGGGGGCCGAGGCCCGGGCGGTGGGGGAGACCGCCGACCGGCTGGGCGCCGTGCCGCTGCGCTCCGCCCTGGACGCGCTGGTCCGGCGGGGGCGGTTGGGCGAGACCCCTGGGGGCGGGGGCGTGCCCGCGCTCACCACGCGGGAGAACGACGTCCTGCGGCTGCTCGCGCGCGGCCGGACCAACCGGCAGATCGGCGACGAGCTGTTCATCACCGGGAAGACGGCGAGCGTCCATGTGTCCAACATCCTGGCCAAGCTGGGCGCGGCGAGCCGTACGGAGGCGGTGGCCATCGCCTACCGGGAGGGACTGATCACGAGCGGCTCGCCGACCTGA
- the ilvC gene encoding ketol-acid reductoisomerase produces the protein MAELFYDADADLSIIQGRKVAVIGYGSQGHAHALSLRDSGADVRVGLHEGSKSKAKAEEQGLRVVTPSEAAAEADVIMILVPDPIQAQVYEDHIKDNLKDGDALFFGHGLNIRFGFIKPPAGVDVCMVAPKGPGHLVRRQYEEGRGVPCIAAVEQDATGNAFALALSYAKGIGGTRAGVIKTTFTEETETDLFGEQAVLCGGTAALVKAGFETLTEAGYQPEIAYFECLHELKLIVDLMYEGGLEKMRWSISETAEWGDYVTGPRIITDATKAEMKKVLAEIQDGTFAQQWMDEYHGGLKKYNEYKTQDSEHLLETTGKELRKLMSWVNDEEA, from the coding sequence GTGGCCGAGCTGTTCTACGACGCTGACGCCGACCTGTCCATCATCCAGGGCCGCAAGGTCGCGGTCATCGGCTACGGCAGCCAGGGCCACGCCCACGCGCTGTCCCTGCGTGACTCGGGCGCGGACGTCCGCGTCGGTCTGCACGAGGGCTCCAAGTCCAAGGCGAAGGCCGAGGAGCAGGGCCTGCGCGTGGTGACCCCCTCGGAGGCCGCCGCCGAGGCCGACGTCATCATGATCCTCGTCCCGGACCCGATCCAGGCCCAGGTCTACGAGGACCACATCAAGGACAACCTCAAGGACGGCGACGCGCTGTTCTTCGGCCACGGTCTGAACATCCGCTTCGGCTTCATCAAGCCCCCGGCCGGCGTCGACGTCTGCATGGTCGCCCCCAAGGGCCCGGGCCACCTGGTCCGCCGCCAGTACGAGGAGGGCCGCGGCGTTCCGTGTATCGCCGCCGTCGAGCAGGACGCCACGGGCAACGCCTTCGCGCTGGCGCTGTCGTACGCCAAGGGCATCGGCGGCACCCGTGCCGGCGTCATCAAGACGACCTTCACCGAGGAGACCGAGACCGACCTCTTCGGTGAGCAGGCCGTGCTCTGCGGTGGTACGGCCGCGCTGGTGAAGGCGGGCTTCGAGACGCTGACCGAGGCCGGCTACCAGCCGGAGATCGCGTACTTCGAGTGCCTGCACGAGCTGAAGCTGATCGTCGACCTCATGTACGAGGGCGGCCTGGAGAAGATGCGCTGGTCGATCTCCGAGACCGCTGAGTGGGGCGACTACGTCACCGGTCCCCGCATCATCACGGACGCCACCAAGGCCGAGATGAAGAAGGTCCTCGCCGAGATCCAGGACGGCACCTTCGCCCAGCAGTGGATGGACGAGTACCACGGCGGTCTGAAGAAGTACAACGAGTACAAGACCCAGGACTCCGAGCACCTGCTGGAGACCACGGGCAAGGAGCTGCGCAAGCTCATGAGCTGGGTCAACGACGAAGAGGCGTGA